TCTCATCACTAGTTTTGTTAAATCTATAACTGCCCTTATCATAACCAGACTCTATAAAAGGCCACCATCCTTGAGCACCATAAGTCTCATATAGAAATTTATACATCTCATAAATCTTTAGCCCTTTGCTCAATACTGTCCCCGTCGATAAATTTGTAAAAATTATACCAAACCCTAAGGCAAAATATAGGATAATAATCAAAATTGTGAAGGTGGAACTCGTGGTTTTAAAGTTTGTAGAGAGCATTGGAGGTAAAACATTAGAAGTCTTAGCTTCCATCTATGAGGCAATAAAATTTACTTTTATTTGCACAGCTCATATGCTCAAACCACAAAGTTACAATCCAGCGATGAGAATGGTTTTAACAAAACAGATCTACTTCACAACAGTTCAAATCATCCCTCTTTTTACTACAATATCTGTTCTTTTTGGTTCTGTCATCATTGGAGTTATAATTGTTTTAGCTAGTGAATATGGACTACAAGACAAGATAGGCTCTATTCTCATCACTTTTATTATAGATGAGTTTTCTCCATTTTTTACAGCTCTTCTCATCTCTCTTCGCTCATCAGCTGCAGTAAACACGGAAATAGCAGTTATGGGTGTAAACAATGAGCTAAACACTCTAAAAAGATATAGGATAGACCTTATTGACTATCTCTTCTTACCAAGAATCATAAGCGGGATGATAAGTGTTGTCTCCCTCTCTATTCTTTTTTCTTTTATCATGCTTTGCAGTGGTTATATCTTTGCACTTTTTTATATGCATATGGATTTTCATACCTATAAACACTTGCTCATTAGCGCTATCGAGTTAAAAGATTTACTCGCTTTACTTATAAAGAGTTTAGCTTTTGGTTTTGTTATCATGCTAATCCCAATATATAGTGGGCTTGAAACTACAAACGCTTACACTGCCGTCCCTGTCTCTGTGCTAAACGGCATGGTTAAGCTCTTTGTAGCTATCTTTTTTATCGAGGTGTTATCATTACTACTCCAATCACTATAAGACTACTTAAACACTATCCTGAGATATCTGAATATTTAGATAAAGAGTCTAGCTTTGCTTTGATATCTAAAGAAACTCCACTTATCTCAGATCTTAATATGCTTGAAAACATTTCCCTTATTAAAGAAGTCCATGAGCATTTAGCAACTAAATATGCACAAAAACAAGCTAGGGAGGCTTTAGCAAAGATAGACCTTGAGAGGATCTCTTTACACAGAGTAAATATGTGCAATGCTTATGAAGTCTTTTGTGTATCTCTCATACGAGCTATGATGAGTGATGATAAAAACGTTATAATTGTCTCGCCAATAAACTTATTAGATAATTTGTCTAGTATAAATGACTTAATTAGCATCATTAAAAAACTTGATATAAATAAAGAGGTAGTAATACTCGATACGCTCTCAAACGAAGCTCACTATAAGGAGGTATCATGCACTATAATAAAATAAAATTAGCAGTAGGTCTTTTTGTTATATCTCTTTTAGTTACTATATTTACATTTTTGTATCTTGTTTTAGAAAACAAAGGGACATTTAACAAAAGGTTTAACTATCACTTTACAACTGATAGTGCTGAATTTTTTAGTGTTGGTATGCCTTTAAAGTTTTCCGGGTTTAGTATCGGAGTTATTGATAATATCTCTCTAAATGATGATGGATCAGTTTTGATAACATTTTCAGTTGATGAAAAAAATCGCAAATGGATAACAAAAGACACTGTTTTAATGACTATAAAACCTCTTATAGGTCCAACTAAGATAGAAGTCTATTCTGTCATAGATAATGAAGTCTTAGAAGAAGATACCGAGCTTCTGATGGTTCAAAGCAACGATATAAACGATATGATAACAAAGCTTGGTCCAGCTGTTGATAAGATTTTAAATATCATAAACAATTTGGAGTCTATTACTTCTGATCTGACAAAAGATGTCTCACCTCTAAATCAAACCTTTAAAAATATCAGGGATTTTAGTGCAAAACTTTCAAATAGTGACTCGTTACTCTATAGCATAACAGGAGATAAAAACTCAACAAGAAGTGTCATTGATGCACTAAATATGACTAGTAAAATTATGGATGAGTTGTATGTTATCTCTAAAAACATCTCTAAAACCACTTCATCTTTTGATAATGATATTATGACTCCTGCATCTTCTTTGATAAAGGAGCTAGATGCCATCATGAAAGATGTTAAACAAAAACTAGAGACATTAGATTCAACTGTAAAAGCGATTGGAAGTTATGATATGGAGCTTTTAGAATTAAAAAAGCAGATCTCTGTGAGTTTGCAAAAGAGTAACCAGATAATGGACAAAGTCAATGCGTTTATGCAAGATAAATCAAAACCAGAGATGAGTCTACCATGATAAAGATATTGCTACTTTTTTTAACACTTCTACTATTTAATGCTTGTTCCTTTAAGTCGCCTCCAAATGATTGGCAATACAAAAGCGTAAGTGCGTTTGAATCCTACACAAAAAACTTTTTAGGTGCGAATGATGCTATGGCAAAAGATGATCTTATGAGAGCCATAAATCACGCGAAACAAGGAGCAGACTTAAAAGCACTCTCTCGCATCTACTTAGCAAAGTGTGCCCTAAATATAATTGTGGGAGTTAAAGATGAGTGCAAAGAATTTCAAGATATATCAATTCTACAAAAAGATGCAAGCTCAGATGCATACTTTGCCTTTATACAGCAAAAAAATGATTACGATATAAACGAGCTTGACGCCTCTTATCAAAACTTTGCAGCAAGACTCAAAGCACAAGAGTATAAAGAAGCTAATAAAGCTATAATGAAAATCTCAAAACCAACTTCTAAACTATTAGCTGCTGCACTTATAAGAGATAAACTAACATCTAAAACTAGGGATGAAATAATAAAAACCGCTTCATTTAATGGCTATAAAAAGAGTTCTTTGTTTTGGTTAAATGAGAAGGTAAATCATACAAAAGATATAAATGAAAAAGAAAGATTGATAAAAAAGATTGAAGCTTTAAGGTAGAAGTTTTACTAACCCCAACAGGAGAAAGGGGTTAGTAAAACCTAGCCTTAGAGTCAAGTTAAGGCCATATATAAAGAATCGTAAATGTATTATATAGGCTTAAAGTTACTAAAGTGTTAATAAATGGTTTTGGGTATAAAACTTTATATAAAAAATAGCTCTGGGGGTTAACATATTCTTATCTCTTTTTAGATAACATTACTTAGATTAAAAAAAGCGCACTAAGGATGTAGATATGGTAGTATGTAATTCACTAGAAGAAGTAAGAGCAAATATTGATATACTAGACGATAAACTAGTTGAGTTGATTTCGCAAAGAAGTCATTTTGTCCGCCAAGCTGCAAAGTTTAAAGACTCAGTTGATGAAGTAAAAGCCGATGATCGTATAGAATTTATTATGCAAAAAGTTCGTCGTAAGGCCATAGAGTTAGATGTATCTCCAAACTTAATATCTGAGCTTTTTACTATTATGATTCATGAGATGGTTGAGACTGAAATCTCAGAGCTTAGAAATGCTCAAACATTCTAAACTTATGATAAAATATTTTTTACTACTAAGCTTAAGCGTCTTTAGTCTCTTTGCATCTGATGCTTTTATAGCTCCAGCAGAGCTTAGGGCATCACTAAATGATAAAAATCTTATACTTATTGATGTCTCGCAAAAAGAACTCTACGATACAAGCCATATAGAAGGTGCCATTCACGTTAGCGTAAAAGAGTTCATAGATAAAAATTCTCTAAATTTATATCCATCTCTAAAACCAGATGAAAGTATACAAAAAACTCTAAGAAAGATTGGTATCAGCAATGATTCTAAAGTTGTTATCTACTCTCATAACTCCGAAAAGGCCATCTTTGATGCGAGCTATTTAGCTTTTGTTCTTTTTTATAGTGGACTTGAAAACATAAGTATCTTAGATGGTGGTTATATGGCTTGGGTTTTTCAAAACAACCTTCTAGTCTCCTCTCTTACTCCAGATATAAAAGCAGGAACTATTATAATTAAGCCAAAAAAACATCTTATAGCTAACACTAAAGATATGCGAAACTCAGATGCAAAGATATTAGATGCAAGATCATATGATGACTACTATGGAGTCAGCCGCTCTGATGGCATTTTAGGGCTAGGACATATAAAAGGTGCAAAAAGTAGTTACACAGCTACTAAATTTTTAAAAGATAGTACGCTAAGGAGCAAACGTGAACTCGATGAGATCTATCTAGCTGGGCATGAATTAAATAGTGATGATGAGATAATTGTTTACGATAGGGATGCAATAAGTGCTAGTATGGAGTTTTTTATTCTCTATCAAAAGATGGGGTTTAAAAACACAAAGCTATATGAAGCTTCACTTTTAGAGTGGTCAAATAAACAAAACTTGCCAATGATAAGGTTTAAATGGGAGTAAAAAGAGGTAAAAACCTCTTTTTACTTGTAACGATATGTTATACGACCCTTATCAAGAGAGTATGGTGTTAGTTCTAACTTTACCTTATCACCAGGAAGTATCTTAATATAGTGCATACGCATCTTGCCTGCGATATGACATAAAATGATATGCCCATTTTCTAATTCAACACGGAAAGTTGCATTCGGTAATGCTTCAATAATCTTGCCGTCAACTTCTATAACATCAGCTTTAGCCATTTTATAAGTCCTTTTCTAACTCTTAAGCAAGAGATAATATCTCAGCCTTACCGTTGATAACTGCAACAGTATGCTCATAGTGTGAACCGCGTAAATTATCGGTACTAACAACATCCCACTTATTATCTAAAATAATCGGCTCTGACTCTTTTTGACAAATCATAGGCTCAAGACAAAAAACCATTCCATTTTTTATCTTTGGACCTGCTTTTGGGTTTTTACCATCTAGGTAGTTAGGGATTTCTGGTTCCTCGTGAGGTTTTTTTCCTATGCCATGACCACAAAAACTATGTAGTGGTACAAAGCCACGAGAGTGAATAAATTTTTCTATTTTAAAAGAGAGTTCTTTAAATCTCAAACCATCTTTAATCTCATCGATAGCATGGTAAAGTGCATCTTTAGCACAAGCTATCAACTCTTCATCTCTCATCTCTATCTCACCAACGCCAACTGTGATTGCCGCATCACCAAACCAGCCATTAAGCTCAGTACCAATATCATAACCAATAATATCACCCTCTTGGAGCTTATAGTCAGTTGGGATACCATGGATAATAACCTGATTGAGTGATGTGCAAACGGAGTTAGGGAAACCATAGAGTCCTTTAAAAGATGGCTTAGCTCCATGAGAGCGAATATAATCCTCAGCCATAGCATCTAGTTCTTTTAAAGAAGCGCCTACTTTTGTGTTTTGTGCAAGAAGCTCCAATGCGCCGCCAACAATTTTATTGGCTGCACGGAGTTTTTCTATTTCTACAGGTTTTCTAAGTGCAATAGCCATTATTTATAAACCAACTGCACTTAGTGTCTCATACTTACTCATGTAAATCTGAGCCTCTATCTTTCTCATAGTATCAAGTGCTACTTGAACAACGATCAAAACTGCAGTACCACCAAAGAAAAAAGGAACACCCATTCCCTTGATAATCATAAACGGAAGCGTTGCAACAAGACCAAGATAGAGTGCACCCGTAAAGGTAAGCCTACTAGCGGTCTCATTTAAAAACTCTCTTGTAGCTTCACCTGTTCTAATACCAGGAATAAAACCACCCTGTCTCTTTAGGTTGTCTGAAATATCTTTTGCACTAAATGTAATCGAAGCGTAAAAAAACGCAAAGAAGACTACAAAAAGAAATGTTAAAAAGTTAAAAAAGTAACTATTTGGGTTTAACAAATCTGCAATCCCTTGAATAGTAGGATTTGTACTACTTGATAAAACAGTCATAGGAAACATCAATATCGCAGATGCAAAGATAACTGGAATAACACCAGCTAAGTTTACTTTTATAGGAATGTAGTTCATTACTCTTTTGTTTTGATTTTGCATCATGACTTTTTTAGCATATGTAACGGGCACGCGACGCTCACCAAGTTCTACATAGATAATGATGGCAACTGTTGCCATTATAAGAGCCAAAATTGCAATCACAGTTAAAAAGCTCATGGCTCCAGTATTTACCATAGTGATAGTTTGACCTATTGCACTTGGAATTGCCGAGACTATACCTGCAAAGATGATAAGTGAGATACCATTTCCTATACCACTTTGAGTTATCTGTTCACCAATCCACATAAGTAACATTGTTCCTGCTAACATTGATACAGCGGAGAGAATTATAAATGTATTATGATCAGCTAAAATTGCACTGTTTCCATTTGGACCAGTTAAACTTTGAAGACCGACACTTATACCAATTGCTTGAATTATAGTAATAGCAATAGTCGCATAGCGAATGATTTGCATATACTTAACCATTCCATCTCTCTCTTTTTTCATCTGTCCTAGTGGAGCAAAAGTAGCAGCTAAAAGTTCCATGATGATTGAAGCGGTGATGTAAGGCATGATCCCAAGAGCGATAATAGACATTCTCTCAACAGCATTTCCACTAAACATATTAAATAGTCCTAGTGCATCTGCTTGATGTGAATCGAAAAATGAAGCAATAACGGCAGTATCAACGCCAGGAACTGGCACATAAGCCAGTAGGCGATAGATAAATAAAAACCCGATAGTAATAAGTATCTTATTTACTAGATTTTTATTCACGACTATTTACCTGTAGTAGTAACGTTGTCGTCTTTGATTTTTGATGCTAAGTCTTTAGCCGTCGCACCAACTAGCTTAACTTTGCTAACACTTGCAGCAATTTTATGAACACCACGGATAGTCTCCATAGTAATCTCTCCTAGCTCTGCAACTGCTTTGATTTTCTCTACATTAATAACATAAGGTTTTATATTACTAGTGCTAAATCCAATCTTAGGAAGTCTTTTTGCAAGTTGCATCTGACCACCCTCAAAGTTTCTCTTTCTTTTATTACCTGAACGAGCTTTTTGACCTTTTTGACCACGAGATGCAGTTTTTCCAGTTCCCGAAGCTTGTCCACGACCAACTCTTTTACGATTCTTTGTAGAACCTTCTGCTGGTGTTAAATTTTCAATACCCATTATCTATCCTTTAATACGAGTTAGTGCTTCAACCGTAGCACGAACCACTGTGTTTGGATTGTTTGAGCCTATTGATTTTGTAAGCATGTCTTGAAAACCTGCAAGTTCAAGAACAGGACGAACTGCTCCACCTGCAATAACACCAGTACCTTCTGATGCTGGTTTTAAAAGAACACGACTTGCATTATATTTATGCTCAATATCATGTGCAATTGTTGTACCTTTAATGCTCACAGTTGTTAGGTTTTTAAAAGCGTTATCAACAGCTTTACGTATAGCATCAGGAACTTCTTTTGCTTTACCAGAACCATAACCAACTGTACCATTTTTGTTACCAATAACGATAAGTGCAGTAAAACGAAATCTTCTACCACCCTTAACAACCTTAGTAACACGACCAATATTTACGATCGCTTCTTCAAATTCTTCTCTATTGATTTCCATCATAGCCCCTAAAACTTAATTTCGTTTGCACGAAGTGCATCACCAAAAGCAGCTATTACACCGTGATATTGGTAACCATTACGATCAAAAACAACCTCAGAGATCTTAGCAGTTTTAAGTTTAGCAGCAAATGCCTCACCTAGTGACGCTGCACCCTCTTTATTTGATTTGTGACCACTCTCTTTTGAATTTAATGCACAAATTGTTGTAGCACTAACATCATCGATAGCCTGTACACTCAGATAACGATTTGAACGAAACACAGAAACACGAGGAAGTGTAGCACAACCAGATATTTTCGCACGAATACGACGCTTTCGTTTTATACGATTAGCAATTTTGCTTTTTAATACTTTAGCATTCATCTATACTCCTCCCTTATTTCTTAGCAGTTTTACCGGCTTTACGCACGATATGCTCTTGCTTGTATTTGACACCTTTACCTTTGTAAGGCTCTGGTGGTCTAAACGCTCTAATCTCTGCTGCAGCTTGACCAAGAGCTTGCTTGTCATGGCCTTTAAGAGTTATTAGATTTTTTTCTACATTAGCTTCGATACCTTCTGGAAGATCAAAGTTAATATCGTGTGAAAATCCTAGTTGAAGGTTTAATACTCTACCTTTTACAGCAGCACGATAACCAACACCATTGATTTCAAGTTCTTTAGTGTAACCATCAGTTAAACCAGTCACGATATTTTGAGCTAAAGCTCTATATGTTCCCCAAAAAGCTCTGTGAGCTTTTTCATCTGACTTTGAAGTAAAAGAAAGTGTGCTGCTCTCAACTGAGAAATCAACATTTCCTTTAGTATCTAAATCTACACTATTTTTGCCTTTAGCAAAAGTTATAACATCGCCATTTGTACTAACTTTGATATCGCTAGCAAAATTTACAGGTAATTTACCAATTCTTGACATGTTATCTCCTTACCAAACTGTACACATAACTTCGCCACCAATACCAAGCTCATAAGCTTTGTCATTTGGTAGAACGCCGTGTGATGTACTAACTATAATAGTTCCATAGCCATTCTTGAATCTTTTGATATCTTTATTACCTTTATAGACGCGTCTTCCAGGTTTAGATACTCTTTGAAGTTCATTGATTACAGTTTTACCCTCATCATTGTACTTTAGTACAACTTTGATAGTTTTTTTAACACCATCTTCAATAACATTACAACTCTCGATATAGCCCTTTTCAACTAAGATATTTGCTACAGCTTCAACACTTTTTGAGTGCACCAAAGTTGTAACTGGTAATCTTCTCATACCTGCATTACGAACACGCGTTAACGCATCTGACACTAAGTCATTTATTGCCATTTAATTTTCCTTGTTTGTTGCGAGTTTAAAATATAAAACTTTAAACTGCGAATGAATAGCAGTTTCTACATTGTAACCACCAACAACTGCACTAGTGCCGTTGTTGACTTAAAATAAGTGGACTTTTGCTCACTTATCTTAATATTACCATGAAGACTTTCTAACACCTGGGATCAATCCCTCATTTGCCATTTTTCTAAAACATACACGACAGATTCCAAAGTCTCGAAGTACAGAGTGTGGACGACCACAGATTTGACATCTTGTATATCCACGTACTTTAAACTTAGGCTCTCTTTTTGCTTTAGCTATCATTGACTTTTTAGCCATTAGTTACTCCCTTTAGTAAAAGGCATACCCATTTTCTCTAAAAGAGCAAAACCAGCCTTATCAGAATCAGCACTTGTTACAACTGTGATATTCATACCATGAACTTGCATGATTGAATCATAACTAATCTCTGGAAAAATAAGTTGCTCATTAAGACCAAAGTTATAGTTACCACGACCATCAAAGCCGTTTCTAGGAACACCACGGAAATCTTTCACACGAGGAAGTGCGATAGATACTAGGCGATCTAAGAAGTTATACATGCTCTCGCCACGAAGTGTTACACGAACACCAACTGGCATACCTTCACGAACTTTAAAACCAGCTACTGATTTTTTAGCTATAACTGTACTTGCTTTTTGACCAGCAATCCTAGTTATAGTATCTTCTATACTTTGAATAAGTTTGTTATCTTTCATTGCAAAGCCAGCACCAACAGAGATGATAATCTTCTCTATTTTAGGAGTTTGCATATAATTTTTAAGACCCAACTCTGATTGCAGATCAGCTCTTAGTGCTAAATATTTATCTTTTAAACGAGCCATCCTTATGCCTCCACTTTACGAACATTTGAAACATCTATAGGCATCTCTTTATTGATATGTCCGCCTTTAGTATTGTCTTCAGTTGGTTTGATTGCTTTTTTAGCTACTTTACAACCCTCTACAATTACCTTGTTTTTCTTAGGCATTACAGAGAGTACTTTAGCTTTAGTTCCGCGATCATCACCAGCGATAATCTCTACAGTATCGCCTTTTTTGAATTTAAATTTTGCCATTAAACAACCTCCGGTGCAAGAGATACGATCTTCATAAATCCCGCATAACGAACTTCACGACCAACAGGTCCAAAGATACGAGTACCTATTGGCTCTCTCTTGTCATCAAGTATAACAGCTGCATTATCATCAAAACGGATAAGAGAACCATTTTCACGGTGAACCTCTTTAGCAGTTCTAACAATAACAGCTTTTACAACTTTACCTTTTTTAACTTTAGCAGTTGGAGCCGCTTTTTTAACAGAAGCAACTATAACATCACCTACAGTCGCATAACGACGCTTTGAACCGCCAAGTACCTTAATACACATAATCTCTTTAGCACCTGTATTATCAGCTACGTTTAAACGAGTAAAACCTTGGATCATTACTCTGCTCCTTTTATAACCGATTTAAGTCTAAAAGATTTAGTTTTTGAAAGTGGGCGACACTCTACTGCAACAATCTCATCACCAACTTTTACTTCACTGCGCTCATCATGTACTAAGTACTTTTTGAAACGCTTTACAACTTTGTGGTAACGAGGATGCATTACACGACGTTCTACAACGACACTAATCGTTTTTTCGCCTGCAATAGTTACTACTTTACCTTGAATTTCACGCTTATGTGTCATATTCTGGCCCCTAGTTTGCCACTGCATTAATAGCAGTGTTGATTTTAGCAATATCTTTTTTAGCAACACGAAGTTCGCTAGTATTATTTAATTGCATCATCTTTTGTTTGATCTTAAGAGTAAAGAGTTCTGTCTTTTTC
This sequence is a window from Sulfurimonas hongkongensis. Protein-coding genes within it:
- a CDS encoding MlaE family ABC transporter permease yields the protein MVLKFVESIGGKTLEVLASIYEAIKFTFICTAHMLKPQSYNPAMRMVLTKQIYFTTVQIIPLFTTISVLFGSVIIGVIIVLASEYGLQDKIGSILITFIIDEFSPFFTALLISLRSSAAVNTEIAVMGVNNELNTLKRYRIDLIDYLFLPRIISGMISVVSLSILFSFIMLCSGYIFALFYMHMDFHTYKHLLISAIELKDLLALLIKSLAFGFVIMLIPIYSGLETTNAYTAVPVSVLNGMVKLFVAIFFIEVLSLLLQSL
- a CDS encoding MlaD family protein, with product MHYNKIKLAVGLFVISLLVTIFTFLYLVLENKGTFNKRFNYHFTTDSAEFFSVGMPLKFSGFSIGVIDNISLNDDGSVLITFSVDEKNRKWITKDTVLMTIKPLIGPTKIEVYSVIDNEVLEEDTELLMVQSNDINDMITKLGPAVDKILNIINNLESITSDLTKDVSPLNQTFKNIRDFSAKLSNSDSLLYSITGDKNSTRSVIDALNMTSKIMDELYVISKNISKTTSSFDNDIMTPASSLIKELDAIMKDVKQKLETLDSTVKAIGSYDMELLELKKQISVSLQKSNQIMDKVNAFMQDKSKPEMSLP
- a CDS encoding chorismate mutase produces the protein MVVCNSLEEVRANIDILDDKLVELISQRSHFVRQAAKFKDSVDEVKADDRIEFIMQKVRRKAIELDVSPNLISELFTIMIHEMVETEISELRNAQTF
- a CDS encoding sulfurtransferase; the protein is MLKHSKLMIKYFLLLSLSVFSLFASDAFIAPAELRASLNDKNLILIDVSQKELYDTSHIEGAIHVSVKEFIDKNSLNLYPSLKPDESIQKTLRKIGISNDSKVVIYSHNSEKAIFDASYLAFVLFYSGLENISILDGGYMAWVFQNNLLVSSLTPDIKAGTIIIKPKKHLIANTKDMRNSDAKILDARSYDDYYGVSRSDGILGLGHIKGAKSSYTATKFLKDSTLRSKRELDEIYLAGHELNSDDEIIVYDRDAISASMEFFILYQKMGFKNTKLYEASLLEWSNKQNLPMIRFKWE
- the infA gene encoding translation initiation factor IF-1 encodes the protein MAKADVIEVDGKIIEALPNATFRVELENGHIILCHIAGKMRMHYIKILPGDKVKLELTPYSLDKGRITYRYK
- the map gene encoding type I methionyl aminopeptidase, with product MAIALRKPVEIEKLRAANKIVGGALELLAQNTKVGASLKELDAMAEDYIRSHGAKPSFKGLYGFPNSVCTSLNQVIIHGIPTDYKLQEGDIIGYDIGTELNGWFGDAAITVGVGEIEMRDEELIACAKDALYHAIDEIKDGLRFKELSFKIEKFIHSRGFVPLHSFCGHGIGKKPHEEPEIPNYLDGKNPKAGPKIKNGMVFCLEPMICQKESEPIILDNKWDVVSTDNLRGSHYEHTVAVINGKAEILSLA
- the secY gene encoding preprotein translocase subunit SecY, whose amino-acid sequence is MNKNLVNKILITIGFLFIYRLLAYVPVPGVDTAVIASFFDSHQADALGLFNMFSGNAVERMSIIALGIMPYITASIIMELLAATFAPLGQMKKERDGMVKYMQIIRYATIAITIIQAIGISVGLQSLTGPNGNSAILADHNTFIILSAVSMLAGTMLLMWIGEQITQSGIGNGISLIIFAGIVSAIPSAIGQTITMVNTGAMSFLTVIAILALIMATVAIIIYVELGERRVPVTYAKKVMMQNQNKRVMNYIPIKVNLAGVIPVIFASAILMFPMTVLSSSTNPTIQGIADLLNPNSYFFNFLTFLFVVFFAFFYASITFSAKDISDNLKRQGGFIPGIRTGEATREFLNETASRLTFTGALYLGLVATLPFMIIKGMGVPFFFGGTAVLIVVQVALDTMRKIEAQIYMSKYETLSAVGL
- the rplO gene encoding 50S ribosomal protein L15, coding for MGIENLTPAEGSTKNRKRVGRGQASGTGKTASRGQKGQKARSGNKRKRNFEGGQMQLAKRLPKIGFSTSNIKPYVINVEKIKAVAELGEITMETIRGVHKIAASVSKVKLVGATAKDLASKIKDDNVTTTGK
- the rpsE gene encoding 30S ribosomal protein S5 — translated: MEINREEFEEAIVNIGRVTKVVKGGRRFRFTALIVIGNKNGTVGYGSGKAKEVPDAIRKAVDNAFKNLTTVSIKGTTIAHDIEHKYNASRVLLKPASEGTGVIAGGAVRPVLELAGFQDMLTKSIGSNNPNTVVRATVEALTRIKG
- the rplR gene encoding 50S ribosomal protein L18; the encoded protein is MNAKVLKSKIANRIKRKRRIRAKISGCATLPRVSVFRSNRYLSVQAIDDVSATTICALNSKESGHKSNKEGAASLGEAFAAKLKTAKISEVVFDRNGYQYHGVIAAFGDALRANEIKF
- the rplF gene encoding 50S ribosomal protein L6: MSRIGKLPVNFASDIKVSTNGDVITFAKGKNSVDLDTKGNVDFSVESSTLSFTSKSDEKAHRAFWGTYRALAQNIVTGLTDGYTKELEINGVGYRAAVKGRVLNLQLGFSHDINFDLPEGIEANVEKNLITLKGHDKQALGQAAAEIRAFRPPEPYKGKGVKYKQEHIVRKAGKTAKK
- the rpsH gene encoding 30S ribosomal protein S8; the encoded protein is MAINDLVSDALTRVRNAGMRRLPVTTLVHSKSVEAVANILVEKGYIESCNVIEDGVKKTIKVVLKYNDEGKTVINELQRVSKPGRRVYKGNKDIKRFKNGYGTIIVSTSHGVLPNDKAYELGIGGEVMCTVW
- a CDS encoding type Z 30S ribosomal protein S14, with translation MAKKSMIAKAKREPKFKVRGYTRCQICGRPHSVLRDFGICRVCFRKMANEGLIPGVRKSSW
- the rplE gene encoding 50S ribosomal protein L5, with amino-acid sequence MARLKDKYLALRADLQSELGLKNYMQTPKIEKIIISVGAGFAMKDNKLIQSIEDTITRIAGQKASTVIAKKSVAGFKVREGMPVGVRVTLRGESMYNFLDRLVSIALPRVKDFRGVPRNGFDGRGNYNFGLNEQLIFPEISYDSIMQVHGMNITVVTSADSDKAGFALLEKMGMPFTKGSN
- the rplX gene encoding 50S ribosomal protein L24 — protein: MAKFKFKKGDTVEIIAGDDRGTKAKVLSVMPKKNKVIVEGCKVAKKAIKPTEDNTKGGHINKEMPIDVSNVRKVEA
- the rplN gene encoding 50S ribosomal protein L14; protein product: MIQGFTRLNVADNTGAKEIMCIKVLGGSKRRYATVGDVIVASVKKAAPTAKVKKGKVVKAVIVRTAKEVHRENGSLIRFDDNAAVILDDKREPIGTRIFGPVGREVRYAGFMKIVSLAPEVV
- the rpsQ gene encoding 30S ribosomal protein S17; its protein translation is MTHKREIQGKVVTIAGEKTISVVVERRVMHPRYHKVVKRFKKYLVHDERSEVKVGDEIVAVECRPLSKTKSFRLKSVIKGAE
- the rpmC gene encoding 50S ribosomal protein L29, with product MKYIDLADKNVAELNAMLKEKKTELFTLKIKQKMMQLNNTSELRVAKKDIAKINTAINAVAN